The Streptomyces sp. Je 1-332 genome has a window encoding:
- a CDS encoding ABC transporter ATP-binding protein, with translation MIQFDTVHKRFPNGTTAVHDLTLEMPEGGVTVLVGSSGCGKTTTLRMINRMVDPTSGTIKVGGKDVLEQDAAELRRSIGYVIQQSGLFPHRTVLDNIATVPLLLGWGRRKARARAAELLETVGLTADAGKRYPHQLSGGQQQRVGVARALAADPPVLLMDEPFGAVDPVVRTQLQDELLRLQRELNKTIVFVTHDIDEAVRLGDRIAVFRTGGHLVQCASPAELLARPADDFVADFLGAERGLKLLSLTTIAEVPQAPAPEGGVWTLRLDAAGAPVAWRHKDGDAADVPVRPLRDADSLLSALNESIAAPSGLVARVDATGTLTGVTSRDEIHEHAGQVHTGASAAVAASDAVDAATVGASKADS, from the coding sequence ATGATCCAATTCGATACGGTCCACAAGCGCTTCCCGAACGGCACGACCGCGGTCCACGACCTGACCCTCGAGATGCCGGAAGGGGGCGTGACCGTCCTCGTCGGATCTTCCGGTTGCGGCAAGACGACGACGCTCCGCATGATCAACCGCATGGTCGATCCGACCTCCGGGACGATCAAGGTCGGCGGCAAGGACGTCCTGGAGCAGGACGCCGCCGAGCTGCGCCGCTCCATCGGTTACGTGATCCAGCAGTCCGGACTCTTCCCGCACCGCACGGTCCTGGACAACATCGCGACCGTGCCGCTGCTGCTCGGCTGGGGCCGCAGGAAGGCGCGGGCGCGGGCGGCGGAGCTCCTGGAGACGGTCGGCCTCACCGCCGACGCCGGGAAGCGTTACCCGCACCAGCTCTCCGGCGGCCAGCAGCAGCGCGTCGGCGTGGCGCGTGCGCTCGCCGCCGACCCGCCGGTGCTCCTGATGGACGAGCCGTTCGGCGCGGTCGACCCCGTGGTGCGCACCCAGCTCCAGGACGAACTCCTGCGCCTCCAGCGGGAGTTGAACAAGACCATCGTCTTCGTCACGCACGACATCGACGAGGCGGTCCGGCTCGGTGACCGCATAGCCGTCTTCCGCACCGGCGGCCACCTCGTGCAGTGCGCGAGCCCCGCCGAGCTCCTGGCCCGCCCCGCGGACGACTTCGTCGCGGACTTCCTGGGCGCGGAGCGCGGCCTGAAGCTGCTCTCCCTGACGACCATCGCGGAGGTCCCGCAGGCCCCGGCCCCGGAGGGCGGCGTGTGGACGCTGCGGCTGGACGCGGCGGGGGCGCCGGTTGCCTGGCGGCACAAGGACGGCGACGCGGCGGACGTCCCCGTACGCCCCCTGCGGGACGCGGACTCGCTGCTCTCGGCACTGAACGAGTCCATAGCCGCCCCCAGCGGCCTGGTCGCCCGCGTCGACGCGACGGGCACCCTGACGGGCGTGACATCACGGGACGAGATCCACGAGCACGCGGGGCAGGTGCACACCGGCGCGAGCGCGGCGGTCGCGGCCTCCGACGCGGTGGACGCGGCCACGGTCGGCGCAAGCAAGGCTGACTCATGA
- a CDS encoding ABC transporter permease yields the protein MTVDWSWIADHTDDLTTLTLSHLQAALTSVLLGLLISLPLAVIAHRVRPLRGLLLGLSNVLFTIPSIAIFVLLLPVSGLTRTTTVIGLTIYTLVVLLRNTVEGLDSVPAKTKEAAKAMGTRPLRTLLTVELPLALPVIMAGVRIATVMAISLVSVATYIGDGGLGQLFTDGFQRNFPTPVIVGVVLTLLLALVADALLVTLQYVLTPWTRRKRSA from the coding sequence ATGACCGTTGACTGGTCGTGGATAGCCGACCACACCGACGACCTCACCACCCTCACCCTCTCCCACCTCCAGGCCGCCCTCACCTCCGTACTCCTCGGCCTGCTCATCTCGCTCCCCCTGGCCGTCATCGCCCACCGCGTGCGCCCCCTGCGCGGGCTGCTCCTCGGCCTGTCGAACGTCCTGTTCACCATCCCGTCCATCGCGATCTTCGTGCTGCTCCTGCCGGTCAGCGGGCTCACCCGCACCACCACCGTCATCGGTCTGACGATCTACACACTCGTCGTGCTCCTGCGGAACACCGTCGAGGGTCTGGACTCCGTACCCGCCAAGACGAAGGAAGCCGCGAAGGCCATGGGCACCCGGCCCCTTCGCACCCTGCTCACCGTCGAACTCCCCCTCGCGCTCCCGGTGATCATGGCGGGCGTACGGATCGCGACGGTCATGGCGATCTCCCTCGTATCCGTCGCGACCTACATCGGCGACGGCGGTCTCGGCCAGCTCTTCACGGACGGGTTCCAGCGCAACTTCCCCACCCCCGTCATCGTCGGCGTGGTCCTGACCCTGCTGCTCGCGCTCGTCGCGGACGCGCTGCTGGTCACCCTCCAGTACGTCCTGACTCCCTGGACCCGCCGCAAGAGGAGCGCGTGA
- a CDS encoding ABC transporter permease: protein MYELFKNLGAWLVSGEQWAGPDGIGHRLLEHLQYSLLATLIAAAIALPLGLLIGHTGRGAFVAINLSSFGRALPTVGLVVLVFLASGLSMWPVYIALVALAVPSIVTNTYAGMTAVDPEVRDAARGQGMRWYQVLLQVELPLAMPLIMTGLRLALIQVVATATIAAYVSFGGLGRYVFDGLAQRDLVQVLGGAVLVAVVAVVLDLALSALQRALFRHRPAKSA from the coding sequence ATGTACGAACTCTTCAAGAACCTCGGCGCCTGGCTGGTCAGCGGCGAGCAGTGGGCAGGCCCCGACGGCATCGGGCACCGCCTCCTGGAACACCTCCAGTACTCGCTGCTCGCGACCCTGATCGCCGCCGCGATCGCGTTGCCGCTCGGGCTGCTCATCGGGCACACCGGACGCGGCGCCTTCGTCGCCATCAACCTCTCCAGCTTCGGGCGCGCGCTGCCCACGGTCGGCCTGGTCGTGCTGGTGTTCCTCGCCAGCGGCCTGTCCATGTGGCCCGTCTACATCGCCCTCGTGGCGCTCGCCGTCCCCTCCATCGTCACCAACACCTACGCCGGGATGACCGCCGTCGATCCCGAGGTGCGGGACGCGGCACGCGGCCAGGGCATGCGCTGGTACCAGGTCCTCCTCCAGGTCGAACTGCCCCTCGCGATGCCGCTGATCATGACCGGGCTGCGGCTCGCGCTCATCCAGGTCGTCGCGACGGCCACCATCGCCGCGTACGTCTCCTTCGGCGGGCTCGGCCGGTACGTCTTCGACGGGCTCGCCCAGCGCGACCTCGTGCAGGTGCTCGGCGGCGCCGTGCTCGTCGCGGTCGTCGCCGTCGTCCTCGATCTCGCGCTCTCCGCACTGCAGCGCGCCCTCTTCCGCCACCGCCCCGCCAAGTCGGCCTAG
- a CDS encoding ABC transporter substrate-binding protein, whose amino-acid sequence MNRRTALGGLFAAASVPALAACSGGITSLDGGGSGGGGGGSSKNGVTIGTANFTENQVLGYLYAAALEAEGVKTTVRPNLGTREILIPALKGGDIDLLPEYQGALLHYLDTKAKATEEGEMQNALAMVLPRGLQILPYGKAEDSDAFVVTRETADRYGLKTLGDLAKHNGKLVIGAAPEVKKRQVGSVGLKDVYGVEFKEFKSLDSSGPLVKGALKKGDVDVANLFTTDTDIIAEKWVVLTDPKNLIPGQHIVPLVADRKADSTVRKALGRLGNALTTKDLTELNRLVDKDKKDPEDVADDWAAKHGITKK is encoded by the coding sequence ATCAACCGCAGGACCGCTCTCGGCGGGCTCTTCGCCGCCGCATCCGTCCCCGCGCTCGCCGCGTGCAGCGGCGGCATCACCTCCCTCGACGGGGGAGGTTCCGGCGGCGGAGGCGGTGGCTCCAGCAAGAACGGCGTCACCATCGGCACCGCCAACTTCACCGAGAACCAGGTGCTCGGCTACCTCTACGCCGCCGCCTTGGAGGCGGAAGGCGTGAAGACGACCGTCCGCCCCAACCTCGGCACCCGCGAGATCCTCATCCCCGCGCTCAAGGGCGGCGACATCGACCTCCTGCCCGAGTACCAGGGCGCGCTCCTGCACTACCTCGACACCAAGGCGAAGGCCACCGAGGAGGGCGAGATGCAGAACGCCCTCGCCATGGTCCTGCCGCGCGGCCTGCAGATCCTGCCCTACGGCAAGGCCGAGGACTCCGACGCCTTCGTCGTCACCCGGGAGACCGCCGACAGGTACGGCCTCAAGACGCTCGGGGACCTCGCGAAGCACAACGGCAAGCTCGTCATCGGCGCCGCCCCGGAGGTCAAGAAGCGCCAGGTGGGCTCGGTGGGCCTCAAGGACGTGTACGGCGTGGAGTTCAAGGAGTTCAAGTCCCTTGATTCCTCCGGGCCGTTGGTGAAGGGCGCCCTGAAGAAGGGCGACGTCGACGTGGCGAACCTCTTCACCACCGACACGGACATCATCGCCGAGAAGTGGGTCGTGCTCACCGACCCCAAGAACCTGATCCCCGGCCAGCACATCGTCCCGCTCGTCGCCGACCGCAAGGCCGACTCGACGGTCCGCAAGGCGCTCGGACGCCTGGGCAACGCCCTGACGACCAAGGACCTCACCGAACTCAACCGCCTGGTGGACAAGGACAAGAAGGACCCCGAGGACGTCGCGGACGACTGGGCGGCGAAGCACGGGATCACCAAGAAGTAG
- a CDS encoding cytosine permease yields the protein MADTLVERRSIDVVPDDERHGTAFSQFTLWLGANLQITAVVTGALAVVFGGDVVWSVVGLLLGNLLGGAVMALHSAQGPKLGLPQMIQSRAQFGVRGAVVPLLLVILMYVGFFASGSVLAGQATAQLTHTNDTTGIIVFAVITAVVAAVGYRVIHVLGRVASVICALAFIYLGIRLLDRVDLSALLNDAHFDLPMFLLAVSLSASWQLAFGPYVADYSRYLPRTTSGRATFWWTLSGSALGSQWSMTFGVLVAASAGDAFLDNQVGYVVGLGGTGLIASFLYFVIALGKLTINVLNTYGGFMSMVTSISGFRGQKVLSPRGRAAYITLIMIAGTVVALLGKDSFLTSFKDFLLFLLTFFTPWSAINLVDYYLISKERYDIPALSDPHGRYGAWRWDALTVYGVGLLAQLPFLVTHFYTGPLVEPLGGADISWIVGLVVPAALYWLLARRDTSHIPSQRQEERGDSPTVRPTPAA from the coding sequence ATGGCAGACACTCTCGTGGAGCGGCGCTCCATCGACGTCGTCCCCGACGACGAACGGCACGGCACCGCGTTCAGCCAGTTCACGCTCTGGCTCGGCGCCAACCTCCAGATCACCGCGGTCGTCACCGGCGCGCTCGCCGTCGTCTTCGGCGGCGACGTGGTGTGGTCGGTGGTCGGCCTCCTGCTGGGCAACCTGCTCGGCGGCGCCGTGATGGCCCTGCACTCCGCGCAGGGCCCGAAGCTCGGCCTGCCGCAGATGATCCAGTCCCGCGCCCAGTTCGGGGTGCGCGGCGCCGTCGTACCGCTCCTGCTCGTCATCCTCATGTACGTCGGCTTCTTCGCCAGCGGCAGCGTCCTCGCGGGGCAGGCCACGGCTCAGCTCACGCACACGAACGACACCACCGGCATCATCGTCTTCGCGGTGATCACCGCGGTGGTGGCGGCCGTCGGCTACCGCGTGATCCATGTCCTCGGCCGGGTGGCGAGCGTGATCTGCGCGCTCGCCTTCATCTACCTGGGCATCCGACTCCTGGACCGCGTGGACCTCTCGGCGCTCCTGAACGACGCGCACTTCGACCTGCCGATGTTCCTGCTCGCCGTCTCCCTCTCGGCGTCCTGGCAGCTCGCCTTCGGGCCGTACGTCGCGGACTACTCCCGCTATCTGCCGCGTACGACGTCGGGGCGGGCCACCTTCTGGTGGACCCTGTCCGGGTCGGCGCTCGGCTCGCAGTGGTCGATGACGTTCGGCGTGCTCGTCGCGGCGAGCGCGGGCGACGCGTTCCTCGACAACCAGGTCGGATACGTGGTCGGCCTGGGCGGCACGGGCCTGATCGCGTCCTTCCTGTACTTCGTGATCGCCCTCGGCAAGCTGACGATCAACGTGCTCAACACCTACGGCGGCTTCATGTCGATGGTGACCAGCATCAGCGGATTCCGGGGCCAGAAGGTCCTCTCGCCACGCGGCAGGGCGGCGTACATCACCCTGATCATGATCGCGGGCACGGTGGTGGCGCTGCTCGGCAAGGACAGCTTCCTGACGTCCTTCAAGGACTTCCTGCTGTTCCTGCTGACGTTCTTCACGCCGTGGTCGGCGATCAACCTGGTCGACTACTACCTGATCTCCAAGGAGCGCTACGACATCCCGGCGCTCTCGGACCCCCACGGCCGCTACGGCGCCTGGCGCTGGGACGCGCTGACGGTCTACGGAGTGGGTCTCCTCGCCCAGCTGCCCTTCCTCGTGACGCACTTCTACACCGGCCCGCTGGTGGAACCGCTCGGCGGCGCCGACATCTCGTGGATCGTGGGCCTTGTCGTCCCGGCGGCCCTGTACTGGCTGCTCGCCCGCCGCGACACGTCGCACATCCCCTCGCAGCGGCAGGAAGAAAGGGGGGATAGCCCCACTGTCAGGCCGACGCCGGCTGCGTAA
- a CDS encoding TetR family transcriptional regulator C-terminal domain-containing protein, which produces MTNSAGPPASPRGERRREQLADAGVELLAQDGWPGVTTRAVAERAGANLGLIHYYWGGLPALKAAIARRAGEQVFDPVTEELSGTTTLEEAHSKLIELLSAPHDDRTARLTVELIAGAARDPLLGDVLRESLTATRAQLRTWLKGVAPDAPDGSETVLIALLDGMLLHRMLDPDLDNREALSALSHFLPGRAAPDESQTP; this is translated from the coding sequence ATGACTAACTCAGCCGGTCCGCCGGCCTCACCACGCGGCGAGCGCCGACGTGAGCAGCTCGCCGACGCCGGTGTGGAGTTGCTGGCCCAGGACGGCTGGCCCGGTGTCACCACCCGTGCCGTCGCCGAGCGCGCGGGCGCCAACCTCGGCCTGATCCACTACTACTGGGGCGGGCTGCCGGCACTGAAGGCTGCCATCGCCCGCCGGGCCGGCGAGCAGGTCTTCGACCCGGTGACCGAGGAGCTCAGCGGAACCACGACGCTCGAAGAGGCGCACTCCAAGCTGATCGAGCTGCTGTCCGCCCCGCACGACGACAGAACCGCCCGGCTGACGGTCGAGCTGATCGCGGGCGCGGCCCGTGACCCCCTGCTCGGCGATGTACTGCGGGAGTCGCTCACCGCGACCAGGGCCCAACTGCGTACCTGGCTCAAGGGCGTTGCCCCGGACGCACCGGACGGCAGCGAGACCGTACTGATCGCGCTGCTCGACGGCATGCTGCTGCACCGGATGCTCGATCCCGACCTGGACAACCGGGAAGCGCTCTCGGCCCTGTCGCACTTCCTGCCGGGCCGCGCCGCTCCCGACGAGAGCCAGACCCCCTGA